The genomic interval ACTTTAAAGAAAGATGGCAAGACCTACAAACGCCAACCCAAAATTAAAAAAGTTCTCAAAGGCAAAGAGACAACGATTTCTTTTGCCTTCAATCGTATTGTCAAAGGTTTTTACGGAATCATTGAAGCTGATGATTTACAACCCTCTCATTCCTCTGGCGTACAGAATCCTTTACACTTTTTGCCAGAAGCACAACCTAGAAACCGAAGTACCTCTCAAAGTGGAAGAGAAACTCCCCAACTGATAGCTAGAAATTTACGTCCCTCCGAAATTATTGAAGGAGCGAATGCCTATACAGGCGCACCAATAGCTAACCTTCGTGGAGAGGTCATACAAGGTAACGGACGAGCTGACACACTAAAAATTTATTACTCATTAGAACCCAATGGAAAAACCTATAACGAATACTTTTTTACAGGCTGTAATGCTAACTTTTTGGGTTTTTCGGCACGCACTATAAAAAAAGAACTTGCCAAATTCCAAAAGCCAGTTTTGATTCGTTTTGTGGACGTGTCTGATGAAGAGTTTATTCAGTTAGGACAGTTTCAAGCTAAAGATTTAGAAGCCGTTAGTTCAGAAAGTTCAGATACCAAAGCCAAAGTAAATCGTATTTCAGAAACGGACTTAGCCAAGATGGTTGAAGCTCTTTTACGTTATGACCGAAAAGATGATAGTCTCTCTGAAATCATACGCAATTCAAAAGCTCTTACTTATTTTGTTCGTGCTAAAGTATTACGAAATGATGAGCTAGAAAAATACACCAAAAATGGAGAAACTTCTGCCAAAGGAGTAGAGTTTGTTCGTCAGTTTTTACTTCAATTTGTTTTCGAACAATCTAAAGAACCAAATACAAGTGAAAAATTTAATAACCTTCCACATCACACACAAAGAGGTGTAGAAAAAGCACTTTTATATGTCTTGAAAGTGCATTGTTACTCGGATTGTGAGCAGTCCAATCATTCTATTACAAAAGAAGTAGGAAATGCCATTGGTGCAGCGTATGATTTACTTCAAACTAATCTCAGTTTCAATGAATGGAAAAATCAACCTTCTACTTTTGAAGCTGCTCCAGTAGAACGTTATTCTAGTTTAGAGTTAGAACTCGCTAAAATTTTTAGTGAAGGAAAAACTCAAAAAAGTATAGTAGATAGGTTTAAACAGTATGCTTACTATGCTACGGATAAAGAAGCTACTTTGGTAGAACCTAAACAGAAAGCCCTTCCCAAAGCTGAAGCTATCAAAAAATCATTTGGATTAAGTGGAATTGATGGGTGTGAGTGTGATAATGTAGCTTATCAAGACACAGAAACAATTACTGTAAAATTACCAGTTTCTATAAATACGTTTAAAAAGTATGGTAATAGTGTTCTTTGGGATAAGCAAAAAACAAGAAACTTGTCAGATTCAGAGTTTATAACACTTTGGAAATATACGCTTGCAGCAAACACCATGCTTTCAGATAGTATTTTTCCAAAAACAAAACATGGAGATAGACATGTACTTGCTCAATACGGAAAAAAAGAGCTAGTAAATAGTGCAAATAAGGAATTTGTAAGACGTGGTTTAGATAAAAAATATACTCTTTTTACAGAGCGCAAAGAGAAAAAATCGATACCAAAGAAAATAACTTCAAAACAGTCTCATACAATGACATTTGAGGAGTTTTCTAAAAAAACACTACTTACGAAAGCTCGTGATGATTTTAGTGATATGACGTTCTACTTTTATTTTGTAGGGTGGAAAAACGATGAGGTGTTTATCAGCGATTCGGAAGACCTCAAAGCCATAAAAGACACAAGAAAGGACTACAAAGAGTTTAATACTCTACGTGATGTGCTTACAAGAAATTCCATTTACTCTGTTTTTCCTAACCGTCCCAAAAAAGCTGAAGAAGTAAAAAGAGAAGCCTACAAAATCTATCTACAAAATACCTATCCAACCGTAGAGCCTACTTCCAACCCCAAAAATGAAGAGTTAGAAATCGCCATAGCCAAAATGAAAATGCTCAAACTAAAAGCCAAAGCTTTGCAGATGAAAGATTTAGAAGGTCTTTTGTACGGACTAGAACACATTTACGACGATTCAGAATTAGATGGTATTGGTCTTGATGGACTTGATGGAAAAGATGTGTATGAAATTGTCAATGAGAAGGTTTTAGAGACAATTGAAAGAGGAAATTTATCGTGGAGAAAGACATGGAAAATTAAAAGTAGGGGAGGAGCTGCTGCCAACTACGATAGTAAAAGAGCTTATTCAGGTGCAAACTTCTTTCTCTTGAATTTCATTTTGCCGTTGATGGGAGATGATTACGAATACCCTTATTTCCTCACTTTTAAGCAAATCAAAGCCAAAAAAGGAAAAATCAAAAAAGGCTCAAAGGGCTATCCGATTTTTTACTACAATGTTGTCAGAAAATATCAAGGCAAAAAAATAACTGACGATGAGTACAAAAGACTCAAAGCACAGGGCGTAAAAAACATTGAACAAATACGTTTTTTGAAGTATTACACCGTCTTT from Bernardetia sp. carries:
- a CDS encoding zincin-like metallopeptidase domain-containing protein; protein product: MNLGRAYDNIREKGTLKKDGKTYKRQPKIKKVLKGKETTISFAFNRIVKGFYGIIEADDLQPSHSSGVQNPLHFLPEAQPRNRSTSQSGRETPQLIARNLRPSEIIEGANAYTGAPIANLRGEVIQGNGRADTLKIYYSLEPNGKTYNEYFFTGCNANFLGFSARTIKKELAKFQKPVLIRFVDVSDEEFIQLGQFQAKDLEAVSSESSDTKAKVNRISETDLAKMVEALLRYDRKDDSLSEIIRNSKALTYFVRAKVLRNDELEKYTKNGETSAKGVEFVRQFLLQFVFEQSKEPNTSEKFNNLPHHTQRGVEKALLYVLKVHCYSDCEQSNHSITKEVGNAIGAAYDLLQTNLSFNEWKNQPSTFEAAPVERYSSLELELAKIFSEGKTQKSIVDRFKQYAYYATDKEATLVEPKQKALPKAEAIKKSFGLSGIDGCECDNVAYQDTETITVKLPVSINTFKKYGNSVLWDKQKTRNLSDSEFITLWKYTLAANTMLSDSIFPKTKHGDRHVLAQYGKKELVNSANKEFVRRGLDKKYTLFTERKEKKSIPKKITSKQSHTMTFEEFSKKTLLTKARDDFSDMTFYFYFVGWKNDEVFISDSEDLKAIKDTRKDYKEFNTLRDVLTRNSIYSVFPNRPKKAEEVKREAYKIYLQNTYPTVEPTSNPKNEELEIAIAKMKMLKLKAKALQMKDLEGLLYGLEHIYDDSELDGIGLDGLDGKDVYEIVNEKVLETIERGNLSWRKTWKIKSRGGAAANYDSKRAYSGANFFLLNFILPLMGDDYEYPYFLTFKQIKAKKGKIKKGSKGYPIFYYNVVRKYQGKKITDDEYKRLKAQGVKNIEQIRFLKYYTVFNIAAVEDVEFDLTALEKGEKVNYEYEAIEAAEKIYHYMPNKPSLKVDSQAYYFPKEDYVGMPPVVTFEKPQAFYSVLYHELIHSTKHPIRLDDKTRGGKKFGDKDYALEELVAELGACYLCAESGILFHTINNSAAYLKGWNEKLVASIKEDKTFFLKAAARAQRASDYILDYDKNGVPAYQRNEYYEPIPLNPSIVKTPTKVVKSTENEDIEIAIAKMKMLQLKAKALQL